Proteins encoded within one genomic window of Formosa agariphila KMM 3901:
- a CDS encoding RagB/SusD family nutrient uptake outer membrane protein: protein MKNILKYTLASVVAMSLSNCTGDFEDINTNPNGISQESLTQQNNHIGSRFSPMFSNVIRVEPAWNYQLQQNLNADIFSGYMTSPTPFAGNINNQTYSLVNGWNGFIWSDAYDANDGNGVMPYAREITQQVEISGDPNGIKFIFLSNIIKVMAMHRISDVFGPIRYSKFNDYDTTGQYDSQEEAYNAFFADLSEAIDGLEPFIEDAQFTAFDQSSLGGDIGQWRAFANTLRLRLAIRVSKVNPTLAQTQGELALSSNAGLLESQDMLVDMGGFVHPVLTISQVWGDIAMSAEMESILTGFKDNRISTLFNAALDPSLGAYKGIRQGIEIEAKSEYGSHSPIGSAVSGSNKIWMTAAEVAFLKAEAALRGWAGAGDAKANYEAGVRASFAQFGASGVDAYLADTTSTPANFVDALNPDNNIAYNSDVKIAYNEAGSKEEQLEQIITQKWIAMFPDGQEAWSEFRRTGYPRLFPVVVNNSGGTIDSDIQIRRINFVDVEKNTNGANVDAAVGMLKGPDTGGTRLWWDTGASNF from the coding sequence ATGAAAAATATATTAAAATACACATTGGCATCTGTTGTTGCCATGAGTTTATCAAACTGTACTGGAGATTTTGAAGATATAAACACAAATCCAAACGGAATCTCTCAAGAAAGTTTAACACAACAAAACAACCATATAGGATCTCGATTTTCACCAATGTTTTCAAATGTAATTCGTGTAGAGCCAGCCTGGAACTACCAATTACAACAAAACTTGAATGCAGATATCTTTTCAGGATATATGACTTCGCCTACACCTTTTGCAGGAAACATAAACAACCAAACCTATAGTTTAGTAAATGGTTGGAACGGTTTTATTTGGAGCGATGCTTACGATGCTAACGACGGAAATGGTGTTATGCCTTACGCTCGTGAAATCACCCAACAAGTAGAGATTTCTGGAGACCCAAACGGGATTAAATTTATTTTCTTATCTAACATCATTAAAGTTATGGCCATGCATCGTATTTCAGATGTATTCGGACCAATACGTTACTCAAAATTTAACGATTACGATACTACAGGACAATATGATTCTCAAGAAGAAGCTTACAATGCATTTTTCGCAGATTTAAGTGAAGCTATAGATGGTCTTGAACCATTTATAGAAGATGCACAATTTACTGCTTTCGACCAATCATCTCTTGGTGGAGACATTGGGCAATGGAGAGCTTTTGCTAACACATTACGTTTACGTTTAGCAATTCGTGTTTCTAAAGTAAATCCTACTTTGGCACAAACTCAAGGTGAGCTTGCATTATCTAGCAACGCTGGATTATTAGAATCTCAAGACATGTTAGTAGATATGGGTGGCTTTGTGCATCCCGTATTAACAATTAGCCAGGTTTGGGGAGATATTGCCATGAGTGCAGAAATGGAATCTATCTTAACTGGATTTAAAGACAACAGAATTTCAACTTTATTTAACGCAGCTTTAGACCCTAGTCTAGGAGCGTACAAAGGGATTCGTCAAGGTATAGAAATTGAAGCAAAAAGTGAATATGGAAGCCACTCGCCTATTGGCTCTGCCGTAAGTGGTTCTAATAAAATCTGGATGACTGCTGCAGAAGTAGCCTTCTTAAAAGCAGAAGCTGCCTTAAGAGGTTGGGCTGGTGCTGGAGATGCTAAAGCAAATTACGAAGCTGGTGTTCGTGCTTCTTTTGCACAATTTGGAGCCTCTGGAGTTGATGCTTACTTAGCAGATACAACAAGTACACCTGCAAATTTTGTAGACGCCTTAAACCCAGATAACAATATTGCTTACAATTCAGATGTTAAAATTGCATATAACGAAGCAGGTTCTAAAGAAGAGCAATTAGAACAAATTATAACTCAAAAATGGATTGCTATGTTCCCTGACGGACAAGAAGCATGGAGTGAATTTAGACGTACGGGTTACCCTAGATTATTCCCTGTAGTTGTTAACAATAGTGGAGGAACAATAGACTCAGACATTCAAATTCGTCGAATCAATTTTGTAGACGTAGAGAAAAATACAAACGGAGCAAATGTAGATGCTGCTGTAGGAATGTTAAAAGGTCCAGACACTGGAGGAACAAGATTATGGTGGGACACTGGAGCATCTAATTTTTAA
- the nagB gene encoding glucosamine-6-phosphate deaminase, whose product MRVDSTDIKSIAYTEAGKFEETRFEKIHNVIFDSSNEASIIVAEEIAALIKEKEELNQPCVLGLATGSSPIKVYEELVRMHKEEGLSFSNVVTFNLDEYYPMGKDNIQSYFYFMHEHLFNHVDILPENINIPNGMVSADDLYQYCIDYELKIKSYGGLDFQLLGIGRTGHIGFNEPGSHLNSGTRSITLDHVTRADAAPAFLGIDNVPRKAITMGIGTVKSAKRIVLLGWGLNKAKILKETIEGEETSSVPATYLQDHDNTTFVIDSEASSELTRVKTPWLVASCRWTDILKLKAVVWLSELLGKPILKLTDKDYNDNGMSGLLTEEGTAYDLNIKMFNKLQHTITGWPGGKPNADDSHRPERANPAKKRVIIFSPHPDDDVISMGGTFDRLVEQGHEVHIAYQTSGNIAVSDEEALKFAEIICKLNPDNSEAKAIIDFLQSKTDKDIDSKALRQLKGLIRQSESLAATRYLGVKDENVHFLNLPFYETGTIKKGNLTSDDIDIVTSLIEAVKPHQIYAAGDLADPHGTHKVCLDALFEAIDVLKPKAFMNDCWVWLYRGAWHEWESYEIEMAVPMSPDQVLKKRHAIFYHQSQKDGVMFQGDDSREFWVRAEDRNRLTAKKYNDLGLADYAAIEAFKRYHF is encoded by the coding sequence ATGAGAGTAGATAGTACTGATATAAAAAGTATAGCCTACACGGAGGCTGGAAAATTTGAAGAAACCCGTTTTGAAAAAATTCATAACGTAATTTTCGACTCTTCAAATGAAGCATCAATAATTGTTGCTGAAGAAATAGCTGCATTAATCAAAGAAAAGGAGGAGTTAAATCAGCCTTGTGTATTAGGTCTGGCTACAGGATCTTCTCCTATAAAAGTGTATGAAGAACTAGTTAGAATGCATAAGGAAGAGGGCTTAAGTTTTTCTAATGTAGTCACCTTTAACTTAGATGAATACTACCCTATGGGGAAAGATAATATTCAAAGTTATTTCTACTTCATGCATGAGCACCTGTTTAATCATGTAGACATTCTTCCTGAAAACATTAACATTCCAAACGGAATGGTAAGTGCAGACGATTTATATCAATATTGCATCGATTACGAGTTAAAAATTAAATCGTATGGTGGCTTAGATTTTCAACTTTTAGGAATTGGACGTACTGGACATATTGGTTTTAACGAACCGGGTTCACATTTAAATTCTGGAACCAGAAGTATTACGCTAGACCACGTTACAAGAGCGGATGCTGCGCCTGCTTTTTTAGGTATAGATAACGTACCAAGAAAAGCCATTACCATGGGAATTGGTACCGTAAAAAGCGCAAAACGTATTGTATTATTAGGTTGGGGTTTAAACAAAGCTAAAATCCTTAAAGAAACTATTGAAGGCGAAGAAACTTCAAGCGTACCTGCAACCTATTTACAAGACCACGACAATACTACTTTTGTTATAGATAGCGAAGCATCATCAGAATTAACACGCGTAAAAACACCTTGGCTGGTTGCTTCTTGCCGTTGGACAGACATTTTAAAACTTAAAGCTGTGGTTTGGCTTAGTGAACTATTAGGTAAACCTATTTTAAAATTAACAGATAAAGACTATAACGACAACGGAATGTCTGGCTTGTTAACCGAAGAAGGTACGGCTTACGATTTAAACATAAAAATGTTTAACAAACTACAACACACAATTACAGGATGGCCTGGAGGAAAACCAAACGCCGATGATTCTCACAGACCAGAGCGTGCTAATCCTGCTAAAAAACGTGTTATTATTTTTAGTCCGCACCCAGACGACGATGTTATTTCTATGGGAGGAACTTTCGATAGGTTAGTAGAACAAGGTCACGAGGTACATATTGCTTACCAAACCTCTGGAAACATTGCTGTTTCAGATGAAGAGGCTTTAAAATTTGCTGAAATTATCTGCAAATTAAATCCAGATAATTCTGAAGCTAAAGCGATAATAGACTTTCTGCAAAGTAAGACAGACAAGGATATCGATTCGAAAGCATTGCGACAATTAAAAGGCTTAATCAGACAAAGTGAATCTTTAGCCGCAACACGCTATTTGGGTGTAAAAGATGAAAATGTTCACTTTTTAAATCTACCGTTTTACGAAACTGGAACCATTAAAAAAGGGAATTTAACGTCGGACGACATCGACATTGTTACATCTTTAATTGAAGCTGTTAAACCTCATCAAATTTATGCAGCAGGAGATTTGGCAGATCCGCACGGCACTCATAAAGTGTGTTTAGATGCGCTTTTTGAAGCTATAGATGTGCTTAAACCAAAAGCATTCATGAACGATTGCTGGGTTTGGTTATACCGTGGTGCTTGGCACGAATGGGAATCTTACGAAATAGAAATGGCTGTGCCTATGAGTCCGGATCAGGTACTTAAAAAACGTCATGCTATTTTCTATCACCAATCTCAAAAAGATGGTGTCATGTTTCAGGGCGACGACTCCAGAGAATTTTGGGTTCGTGCAGAAGACAGAAATCGCTTAACAGCCAAAAAATATAACGATTTAGGGCTTGCAGATTACGCTGCTATTGAAGCGTTTAAACGTTATCATTTCTAA